The genomic DNA CACCTTCGGCCTCGCCTGCTGCGCCATTGAGATGATGGCTTCCACCGACGCCCGTAACGACCTCTCCCGCTTCGGGAGCGAGGTGTTCCGGGCCAGCCCCCGCCAGGCGGACGTGATGATCGTGGCCGGGCGGCTATCCAAGAAGATGGCCCCGGTGATGCGCCGGGTCTGGGAGCAGATGCCCGACCCCAAGTGGGTGATCTCCATGGGCGCCTGCGCCAGCTCCGGGGGGATGTTCAACAACTACGCCATCGTGCAGAACGTGGACTCCGTGGTACCGGTGGACGTCTACGTCCCCGGCTGCCCCCCGCGTCCTGAGGCCCTCATCTACGCCGTGATGCAGCTCCAGAAGAAGGTGCGCGGCCAGGCCTATGACGAGAAGGGGCGGAAGTTGCCGCCCGTGGCCGCCTGGCAGCGGGCAAGGGGGTGAAGCGTGCGGCTTGATCGCGTCTTAGACGAGGCCCGGGCCAAGGGGTATGCCCTAGAGGACAACGGCCTCGGCAACCTCTGGGTGGTCCTGCCCCGGGAGGCCTTCAAGGGGGAGATGGCCCACTACAAGGAGATGGGCTTCAACTACCTGGCGGACATCGTGGGCCTAGACTACCTGGAGTACCCCGAGCCCCGC from Thermus sp. LT1-2-5 includes the following:
- a CDS encoding NADH-quinone oxidoreductase subunit B family protein — encoded protein: MALKDLFEKDVQELEREGILFTTLEKLVAWGRSNSLWPATFGLACCAIEMMASTDARNDLSRFGSEVFRASPRQADVMIVAGRLSKKMAPVMRRVWEQMPDPKWVISMGACASSGGMFNNYAIVQNVDSVVPVDVYVPGCPPRPEALIYAVMQLQKKVRGQAYDEKGRKLPPVAAWQRARG